In Leifsonia sp. ZF2019, a genomic segment contains:
- a CDS encoding heat shock protein transcriptional repressor HspR — translation MDENSQVFVISIAAELAGMHPQTLRQYDRLGLVSPSRTPGKSRRYSMRDIEKLQEIARLGAEGVSLEGIRRILELEDQVGSLSSRVRELESALADELLNRPGRRVFAAGSEGEVVSLRAGTRVRRSTQMVVWRPLEH, via the coding sequence GTGGACGAGAACTCGCAGGTCTTCGTCATCTCCATCGCGGCCGAGCTGGCCGGGATGCACCCGCAGACCCTGCGTCAGTACGACCGGCTGGGGCTCGTCAGCCCCAGCCGGACGCCGGGCAAGTCGCGCCGCTACTCCATGCGCGACATCGAGAAGCTGCAGGAGATCGCCCGTCTCGGCGCCGAGGGCGTGAGCCTCGAAGGCATCCGCCGCATCCTCGAGCTGGAGGATCAGGTCGGCTCTCTGAGCTCTCGTGTTCGTGAGCTCGAGTCCGCGCTCGCCGACGAGCTGCTCAACCGCCCCGGCCGCCGCGTCTTCGCCGCCGGTTCCGAGGGCGAAGTCGTCTCCCTGCGCGCCGGCACCCGTGTGCGCCGCAGCACCCAGATGGTCGTCTGGCGCCCTCTGGAGCACTAG
- a CDS encoding DnaJ C-terminal domain-containing protein, producing MASQDWFDKDFYKVLGVSKDVSDADLKKTYRKLARKYHPDSNPGDAAAEAKFKEISEAYSVLSDADERKEYDQIRAMGGGARFTAPGSAGQGGFDDVFGGMFGGQRGGQYTFQQGGQNAGFDDVFGGLFGNGRFGQTSGGYRGYGGPTRGRDVTAHTTIDFLTATRGETISLQASDGKPFKVKIPAGVSDGQKIKLRGKGQPSPDGGEPGDIVLTVTVRKHPVFERDGLNLRVTVPVTFVEATLGATIEVPTLGGDPVKLRVAPGTPGGRVLRVKGRGVETAKGTGDLLAVVQIAVPSHLSSEAKEALEAFAEKLPDENPREDLLAKARS from the coding sequence GTGGCTAGCCAGGACTGGTTCGACAAGGACTTCTACAAGGTCCTCGGCGTCTCCAAGGACGTCAGCGACGCGGACCTCAAGAAGACCTATCGCAAGCTCGCGCGCAAGTACCACCCGGACTCCAACCCGGGCGACGCGGCTGCCGAGGCCAAGTTCAAGGAGATCAGCGAGGCCTACTCCGTCCTCAGCGACGCCGACGAGCGCAAGGAGTACGACCAGATCCGCGCCATGGGAGGCGGCGCCCGGTTCACGGCCCCCGGCTCGGCCGGTCAGGGCGGCTTCGACGACGTCTTCGGGGGCATGTTCGGCGGCCAGCGCGGCGGCCAATACACGTTCCAGCAGGGCGGTCAGAACGCCGGCTTCGACGACGTGTTCGGCGGCCTGTTCGGCAACGGACGCTTCGGCCAGACCAGCGGAGGCTACCGCGGCTACGGCGGGCCGACCCGCGGCCGCGACGTCACCGCGCACACCACCATCGACTTCCTCACCGCGACCCGTGGCGAGACCATCAGCCTGCAGGCCTCGGACGGCAAGCCGTTCAAGGTGAAGATCCCCGCGGGTGTCTCCGACGGGCAGAAGATCAAGCTGCGCGGCAAGGGCCAGCCGAGTCCGGACGGCGGCGAGCCCGGCGACATCGTGCTCACCGTGACCGTGCGCAAGCACCCCGTGTTCGAGCGCGACGGCCTCAACCTGCGCGTCACCGTCCCGGTCACGTTCGTGGAGGCCACGCTCGGCGCCACCATCGAGGTCCCGACCCTGGGCGGCGACCCCGTCAAGCTGCGGGTCGCTCCCGGCACCCCCGGCGGCCGTGTGCTGCGCGTGAAGGGGCGCGGGGTCGAGACGGCGAAGGGAACCGGAGACCTGCTCGCCGTCGTCCAGATCGCCGTCCCGTCGCACCTCTCCAGCGAGGCCAAGGAAGCCCTGGAGGCGTTCGCGGAGAAGCTGCCCGACGAGAACCCGCGAGAGGATCTTCTCGCGAAGGCCCGGAGCTGA
- a CDS encoding carboxymuconolactone decarboxylase family protein — protein sequence MSTLQRPFATFVKNVGAALELTEQATRLADGAGVDDDVWAAAAEHFDDEQLAALVAQIALINAFTRMNVMITMPGGSYDVGQLARVEA from the coding sequence ATGTCCACTCTGCAGCGCCCTTTCGCGACATTCGTGAAGAATGTGGGGGCCGCGCTCGAACTGACCGAGCAGGCCACCCGCCTGGCCGACGGCGCCGGGGTCGACGACGACGTGTGGGCTGCCGCGGCCGAGCATTTCGACGACGAACAGCTCGCCGCGCTCGTCGCCCAGATCGCGCTCATCAACGCGTTCACCCGTATGAACGTGATGATCACGATGCCTGGAGGGTCGTATGACGTGGGGCAGCTGGCTAGAGTCGAGGCCTGA